The genome window TCACAGGAGAGGTTCACGCCGGCCAGGACGACGAGGACGTGGATGATCGCGAGGGCGCCGAGCCGGTTCACGAGCGTGCGGCCGGTCCGTCGCCCGGTGCGAAGCACCGAACCCAGCGCGCGTCCGGTCCGGGCGGTGCGCGCGACCCGGGCCACGCGCAGGACGCGCAGGACGCGCAGGAACGGGAGCGCCAGTATCGGCACCTCCCACCAGTTGCGCCGCAGGAAGGCGGCCGTGGAGGGAGCGACGACCATCCGCGCCAGGTACTCGAGGACGAAGACCGGCCAGACGATGAGGAAGAGGGTCTCGAGCGCGGACCGGGCGGGGCCGACGTCCACGCACTCGTTCAGCGTCAGGAACGCGACCGCCTGTCCGAGCCCGAGGGGGATCATGAAGGGGTCGAGCACCTCGCCGATCCGCTCGGCTACCAGTTCCCGGCGCGAGTACTCGCGGTCGCCCTCCACGCGCGCATCCTAGCGACACGCCGGCGACGGGCGTCTCCCCTAGATGCGGCGATCCTCCCAGTGCCGCTCCCGCAGCGCCGGCTTCGCGATCTTCCCGGAGGCGGTCCGGGGCAGGGCCTCGACGAACTCGATCGTCCGCGGGCACTTGTAGTGCGCGAGCCGGTCCCGGCACCACGCGACGAGCTCGTCCGGGGCGACCTCCGACCGGGCCGCGACGACGGCGTGGACGCGCTCGCCCCACCTGTCGTCCGGCACGCCGATCACGGCCGACTCGACCACCGACGGATGGGAGTCGAGGACGTTCTCGACCTCGGCCGGATACACGTTCTCGCCTCCTGTGATGACCATGTCCTTCAGGCGGTCGACCACGTAGAAGTAGCCGTCCTCCTCACGCCCGACGTCCCCCGTGCGCAGCCAGGAGTCGGACGTGAACGCCTCCGCGGTCGCGTCCGGACGGTTGAGGTAGCCGTCCATGATCGACGGCCCCCGGAGCTGGATCTCGCCGTCCTGCAGGCGCACGTCGGTGTAGAAGTACGGGCGTCCGGCGGAGCCGATCCGCTCCCGCGCCCGCTCGGCGGGAAGGCAGAGCGCGTTCGGAGCGGCCTCGGTGAGACCGTATCCCTGGATGAACTGGACCCCGCGGGCCTCGTAGGACTCGATCAGCGAGAGGGGGGCGGGAGCCCCGCCGCACACCACGAACCGCAGCCCGGACAGATCGGCGTCGGAGAAGCGGGGGTGCTCCCGCATGAACAGGTAGATGGCGGGCACCCCCATCATCCAGGTCACGCCGCGGCGCTCGATCGCCTCGATGGCGCGGCCTGCGTCGAACTCGGGCTCGAGCACGACGGTCGCGCCCTTCCAAAGCATCACGAGCGTGTTCACGTTCCACCCGCCGATGTGGAACATCGGCAGCACCATCAAGGAGCGGTCCGTCGAGACGATGTCGACGCCGAGCAGCATGTTGAGGTTCGTCCAGAAGAAGTTGCCGTGCGTCAGGACGGCCCCCTTCGGACGCCCGGTCGTCCCGGACGTGTACATGGCCATGAGGGGGTCGTGCGATCCAACCAGCACGGACGGCTCCTCGTCCTCGCCGTCGAGGCCGGCTAGCCCTTCGTCGTCGAGCACGAGCGACGCCCCCGCATCGGACACGATCCACTCGATCTCCTGCTCCGCCAGGCGCCAGTTGAGCGGGACGACGACCGCGCCGAGCTTCGCGATGGCAAAGAAGGCCTCGAGGTGGTCGACGCTGTTGCGGGCCAGAACCCCGACCCGGTCGCCACGGGAGACGCCGCGTGCCCGCAGCGCCGAGGCCTTCCGGTTCACGCCGGAGTTCAGCTCGGCGAAGGTGACCTCGCGGGTACCGTCGTCCACCGCGACGCGCCAGGGGGTCAGCTCGGCGCGGCGGCGCGCCCAGAAGCCGATGCTCTCGTACGGGAAGGCCGCTACCGGGTCACGCGGGTGCATTTCCCCAGCTGATGCAGGAGGCGGCCCACGTGTAGCCGGTCCCGGCGGCCAGGAGGCAGACGAGGTCGCCGTCGGTCAGGCGCCCCGCCTCCCGCGCGAGCTCGAGCCCGATGAAGGGGTCGAGGGCGGACATGTGACCCCAGTCGTGCAGGTACCAGGCCTGCTCGGGCTGCAGGCCCAGCTTCGCGACGAGCGTGTCGTGCAGCGAGCGCTTGAAGTGGATCGGGACCAGGAAGCGGAGGTCGTCGAGGGACCGTCCGGACCGCTCGATCGCCTCCGTGGCCACGTGGAGGAAGTTGGG of Actinomycetota bacterium contains these proteins:
- a CDS encoding long-chain fatty acid--CoA ligase, whose protein sequence is MHPRDPVAAFPYESIGFWARRRAELTPWRVAVDDGTREVTFAELNSGVNRKASALRARGVSRGDRVGVLARNSVDHLEAFFAIAKLGAVVVPLNWRLAEQEIEWIVSDAGASLVLDDEGLAGLDGEDEEPSVLVGSHDPLMAMYTSGTTGRPKGAVLTHGNFFWTNLNMLLGVDIVSTDRSLMVLPMFHIGGWNVNTLVMLWKGATVVLEPEFDAGRAIEAIERRGVTWMMGVPAIYLFMREHPRFSDADLSGLRFVVCGGAPAPLSLIESYEARGVQFIQGYGLTEAAPNALCLPAERARERIGSAGRPYFYTDVRLQDGEIQLRGPSIMDGYLNRPDATAEAFTSDSWLRTGDVGREEDGYFYVVDRLKDMVITGGENVYPAEVENVLDSHPSVVESAVIGVPDDRWGERVHAVVAARSEVAPDELVAWCRDRLAHYKCPRTIEFVEALPRTASGKIAKPALRERHWEDRRI